A stretch of the Actinoalloteichus fjordicus genome encodes the following:
- a CDS encoding ABC transporter permease, with product MIQGLVDWLGDPANWRGVNGVPNRIVEHLAYCSIAILLAALIAMPLGLYIGHTGRGGVTLVGAGNAMRALPTLGLVTFLYLVLGGTQTATVVGLVVLAVPPILAGTYAGVQDVDRRVVDAARGVGMTGWQRLWQVEFPNALPLLLGGLRNAVLQVVATATVAAYVGLGGLGRLLLDGIREPNYSKVLASALLVALLALTLDLVLAGLQWLIVPRGLRPVATTTRAARRARRADRRETGAGESDAGPSAPDLAETSRP from the coding sequence ATGATCCAAGGACTCGTCGACTGGCTGGGCGATCCGGCGAACTGGCGCGGTGTGAACGGCGTGCCGAACCGCATCGTGGAACACCTGGCCTACTGCTCGATCGCGATCCTGCTCGCGGCGTTGATCGCGATGCCGCTGGGGCTCTACATCGGGCACACCGGACGCGGCGGGGTGACGCTCGTCGGCGCGGGAAACGCCATGCGGGCGCTGCCGACGCTGGGGCTGGTGACCTTCCTGTACCTGGTGCTCGGCGGTACGCAGACCGCCACCGTGGTCGGCCTGGTCGTGCTGGCGGTGCCGCCGATCCTGGCGGGCACCTATGCCGGGGTGCAGGATGTCGACCGGCGGGTGGTGGACGCGGCGCGGGGTGTCGGCATGACCGGCTGGCAGCGACTCTGGCAGGTGGAGTTCCCCAACGCGCTTCCGCTGCTGCTCGGCGGCCTGCGCAACGCCGTCCTCCAGGTCGTGGCCACCGCGACGGTCGCCGCGTATGTCGGCCTCGGCGGGCTGGGCAGGCTGCTGCTGGACGGGATCAGGGAGCCGAACTACTCGAAGGTGCTGGCGAGCGCGCTGCTGGTCGCGTTGCTGGCCTTGACACTGGATCTGGTGCTGGCGGGCCTGCAGTGGCTGATCGTGCCGCGCGGACTCCGACCGGTCGCCACGACCACGCGGGCGGCCCGCCGGGCTCGACGGGCGGACCGACGCGAGACCGGGGCCGGTGAGTCGGATGCCGGACCGTCCGCCCCTGACCTGGCGGAGACGTCGCGACCTTGA
- a CDS encoding ABC transporter ATP-binding protein, which yields MIEFQSATKRFADGTVAVRELDLTVEAGTITVFVGPSGCGKTTSLRMVNRMVEPTSGTVLVDGADVMASDPARLRRGIGYVIQHAGLFPHRSVLDNVATVPLLSGWTRRQARARAAELLELVGLAAELGSRYPAQLSGGQQQRVGVARALAADPPVLLMDEPFSAVDPVVREGLQDELLRLQNDLDKTVVFVTHDIDEAVRIGERVAVFAEGGRLAQYVPPAELLASPADDFVADFVGRDRGYRGLSFLDAAELSVGEVPTADVGATLTGVAAGPAEWVLALDGERRPRGWLAPESPLRGGSAARPLAESDLLAGGSLYTKGTALRGALDAALSAPSGLGVVVDEAGRHLGVITAGQVLELVERRRDQRRGRDTGAAL from the coding sequence GTGATCGAGTTCCAATCAGCGACCAAACGCTTCGCCGACGGGACGGTGGCCGTCAGGGAACTCGACCTGACCGTGGAGGCGGGCACGATCACCGTCTTCGTCGGACCGTCCGGGTGCGGCAAGACCACGTCGCTGCGGATGGTCAACCGCATGGTCGAGCCGACCTCCGGCACCGTCCTGGTCGACGGCGCCGACGTCATGGCCTCCGACCCGGCCCGACTGCGCCGAGGCATCGGCTACGTCATTCAGCATGCGGGCCTCTTCCCGCACCGGTCGGTGCTCGACAACGTGGCCACCGTGCCGCTGCTCTCGGGCTGGACCCGGCGGCAGGCGCGGGCCCGGGCCGCCGAGCTGCTGGAGCTGGTCGGCCTGGCCGCCGAACTCGGCTCGCGCTACCCGGCCCAGCTCTCCGGCGGCCAGCAGCAGCGGGTCGGCGTCGCCAGGGCCCTCGCGGCCGATCCGCCGGTGTTGTTGATGGACGAGCCGTTCTCGGCGGTGGACCCGGTGGTACGGGAGGGCTTGCAGGACGAACTGCTGCGCTTGCAGAACGACCTGGACAAGACGGTCGTCTTCGTGACCCACGACATCGACGAGGCGGTGCGGATCGGCGAGCGGGTGGCGGTGTTCGCCGAGGGCGGCCGACTGGCGCAGTACGTGCCGCCCGCCGAGCTGCTGGCCTCGCCCGCTGACGACTTCGTGGCGGACTTCGTCGGACGTGACCGGGGATATCGCGGGCTGTCGTTCCTCGACGCGGCCGAACTGTCGGTCGGCGAGGTGCCGACGGCGGACGTCGGCGCGACACTGACCGGCGTGGCCGCCGGGCCCGCCGAGTGGGTGCTGGCGCTGGATGGCGAGCGAAGACCGCGTGGGTGGCTGGCGCCGGAGTCTCCGCTGCGCGGCGGTTCCGCTGCGCGACCGCTGGCCGAGTCGGACCTGCTCGCGGGCGGCTCGCTCTACACGAAGGGGACGGCGCTGCGCGGTGCCCTGGACGCCGCATTGTCGGCACCGTCCGGGCTGGGCGTCGTCGTCGACGAGGCGGGCAGACACCTCGGGGTGATCACCGCCGGTCAGGTCCTCGAGCTGGTGGAGCGTCGCCGGGATCAGCGTCGGGGACGTGACACGGGGGCCGCACTCTGA
- a CDS encoding ABC transporter permease → MWDDLVRYLSSANNREFIGSQLLEHVYLSLTPLLFGIAVAIPVGWLAHRFRRVRVALLTSASILYTVPSLALFVVIPGIIGTLVLDSINVVVALTLYTSALLLRPVIDALDAVPDHVTAAATAMGYRPARRFLAVDLPLAVPVLAAGLRVGAVSNISLVSVGALIGTGGLGVLFTEGFRTRYLAPIVVGIVLTLLLALVVDLLLVALRRRLTPWERVELGARS, encoded by the coding sequence ATGTGGGACGACCTGGTCCGCTACCTCAGCAGTGCCAACAATCGTGAGTTCATCGGATCGCAGCTTCTCGAGCACGTCTACCTGTCGTTGACGCCGCTGCTGTTCGGGATCGCCGTCGCGATCCCGGTCGGCTGGCTCGCGCACCGCTTCCGTCGGGTCAGGGTGGCGTTGCTGACCAGCGCGAGCATCCTGTACACGGTGCCGTCGCTGGCCCTGTTCGTGGTGATCCCCGGCATCATCGGCACGCTGGTCCTGGACAGCATCAACGTGGTGGTCGCGTTGACCCTCTACACCAGCGCGCTGCTGCTGCGCCCGGTGATCGACGCGCTCGACGCGGTGCCCGATCACGTGACCGCCGCCGCCACCGCCATGGGTTATCGGCCTGCCCGTCGCTTCCTCGCCGTGGATCTGCCGCTGGCCGTCCCGGTGCTCGCCGCAGGCCTGCGCGTCGGCGCCGTGAGCAACATCAGCCTGGTCAGCGTCGGCGCGCTGATCGGCACCGGCGGCCTGGGCGTCCTGTTCACCGAGGGATTCCGGACGCGGTATCTCGCGCCGATCGTGGTGGGCATCGTGCTCACCCTGCTACTGGCCCTGGTGGTGGACCTGCTGCTGGTCGCGCTCCGCCGCAGGCTGACGCCGTGGGAACGAGTCGAGCTGGGGGCACGGTCATGA